Proteins encoded by one window of Culicoides brevitarsis isolate CSIRO-B50_1 chromosome 2, AGI_CSIRO_Cbre_v1, whole genome shotgun sequence:
- the LOC134830718 gene encoding DNA ligase 4 yields MSNQNKTSIDKNLPFLPFVKALEAIFSVKSKIGKAEEKKRLLRTYINAFEDAKTEFLQKHGEQSSDTSFYPILRLLLPLLDKTRTYNMKDVALGRMYINVLAINEKSKDGSLLKSGTLSNANQDFGDVVYEVMKDRCSNTGNCTIFDINNFLDKLSEGDVNIGKHEFSKIFQKLTALEHKWLTRIILKNLRLDFSENAILSVFNAKAAELINRIFSLKRICEIVEGDENCEIEPFVPLRPQLCDRMSEKQIKEMFERQKEMYAETKMDGERIQIHKKGTEYRYFTRHGNDCSDQFGKNSVSGCFSPMIHQIFKIPVENVILDGEMMVWDKHETRFVVKGENVTARTMKNHSKYQSCFVVYDILHLNGTNLMEKTYDERISIINSLIPHSPGVLQTVKRQKVRSAIQVLEVLNTAIDECEEGIVLKQLDSIYSPGKRGDGWFKVKPDYLGDLVTDLDLVIIGGIFKRGTSVIQKYLVAIKDDTKNPVKFITVTPIVNNLSGDMAKSVENVLKPKIFDISSPPVGLDFGSYKPNVYFEPSESVILEVKASELQKSSSVSTGFILRFPRVMNVRTDKPPTDCCDLREFKNLCGTGDKVVKLPKRHATEADLIGTHKRSPKKPKISSKLEICNPYTSVGKVEIVDEIAKNHEIAILSSGKDFPPKQELENLVRIHGGTVVAHPGRRTTFCVADTKTPMVQEIIKNRSQTIVTVPWFLKSFPKTASNAEKLPDIKKRDTICMKPDFEVALRYTHDEFDDSYTKELTENELREQLDNMKDAFPLLVSEMNELEQTLTGQKDIFNCFRGQLGYFDSQIFKSVDYKIAKLMFLSRSGTITSDLDDLGDCDLIVVDPKEELEVKKFKENSDFRGKLIDFQYFLLLNKGLKPKKFDYLLK; encoded by the exons ATGTcgaatcaaaacaaaacaagcatcgacaaaaatttgccatttttgcCCTTTGTAAAGGCATTAGAAGCaatattttctgtcaaatCCAAAATTGGCAAAGCTGAGGAAAAGAAACGACTCTTAAGAACTTACATCAACGCCTTCGAAGATGccaaaactgaatttttacaaaaacacgGCGAACAGTCATcg gACACAAGTTTCTACCCGATCCTCCGTCTCCTGTTGCCTCTTTTGGACAAAACGCGCACTTACAACATGAAAGACGTCGCATTAGGACGAATGTACATCAATGTCCTCGCCATTAACGAAAAAAGCAAAGACGGCTCTTTATTGAAATCGGGCACTTTGAGCAACGCAAATCAGGATTTCGGGGATGTTGTTTACGAAGTGATGAAAGATCGTTGCAGCAACACCGGAAATTGCACAATTTTcgacataaataattttttagacaaattatCTGAAGGCGATGTGAACATtggaaaacatgaattttccaaaatttttcaaaaattgacggCTCTCGAGCATAAATGGCTCACACGGatcattttgaagaatttacgactcgattttagtgaaaatgcaattttatcaGTATTTAATGCAAAAGCAGCTGAACTCATCAAtcgaattttttcactaaaaagaATTTGTGAGATCGTCGAAGGCGATGAAAATTGCGAAATTGAGCCTTTTGTGCCTCTAAGACCGCAATTGTGTGACCGAATGAGCGAAAAACAGATAAAAGAAATGTTCGAAAGGCAAAAAGAAATGTACGCGGAGACAAAAATGGATGGCGAACGAAttcaaatccacaaaaaagGCACGGAATATCGATATTTCACGCGTCACGGCAACGATTGTTCCGATCAATTCGGAAAAAATTCCGTTTCTGGCTGTTTTTCTCCCatgattcatcaaatttttaaaattcccgTCGAAAATGTGATCCTCGACGGTGAAATGATGGTTTGGGACAAGCACGAGACGCGATTTGTGGTGAAAGGAGAGAATGTTACGGCTCGTACGAtgaaaaatcactcaaaataTCAATCCTGCTTCGTGGTTTATGACATTTTACACTTGAATGGCAcgaatttgatggaaaaaacgTACGACGAGAGGATTTCCatcataaattcattaattcctCACTCGCCGGGAGTACTTCAGACcgtaaaaagacaaaaagtcCGCTCCGCAATTCAAGTTTTGGAAGTTTTAAACACCGCAATCGACGAATGTGAAGAAGGAATTGTCTTGAAACAACTTGATTCGATTTATTCTCCTGGAAAACGCGGCGATGGATGGTTCAAAGTCAAGCCAGACTACTTGGGGGACCTCGTAACGGACTTGGATCTCGTCATAATTGGCGGAATTTTCAAACGAGGGACTTCTGTGATACAAAAATATCTTGTGGCAATCAAAGATGACACCAAAAATCCCGTAAAATTCATCACCGTGACTCCAATTGTGAATAATTTATCGGGCGACATGGCAAAAAGTGTGGAAAATGTCCTTaaaccgaaaatttttgacatttcttcACCTCCCGTGGGTCTGGATTTCGGAAGTTACAAGccaaatgtttattttgagCCCTCAGAATCGGTCATTTTGGAAGTAAAAGCCTCAGAACTTCAAAAATCGTCATCTGTTAGTACGGGATTCATCCTCCGCTTCCCTCGAGTGATGAATGTTCGAACGGACAAGCCTCCAACGGACTGTTGTGACCTTCGGGAGTTCAAAAATCTCTGTGGAACCGGAGATAAAGTCGTTAAATTACCAAAAAGACATGCCACGGAAGCAGATTTGATTGGAACTCACAAAAGATCGcccaaaaaaccaaaaatttcgtcaaaattgGAGATTTGCAATCCTTACACGAGTGTCGGAAAGGTAGAAATTGTCGATGAAATcgcgaaaaatcatgaaattgcGATTTTAAGTTCAGGTAAAGATTTTCCGCCGAAGCAGGAGTTGGAAAATCTCGTTAGAATCCACGGAGGAACAGTTGTTGCTCATCCAGGACGTCGCACAACGTTCTGTGTTGCTGATACAAAAACTCCAATGGTGCaagaaatcattaaaaatcgatcaCAAACCATCGTAACGGTGCCTTGGTTCTTAAAATCTTTCCCAAAAACAGCTTCAAATGCGGAAAAATTGCCTGACATCAAAAAAAGAGACACAATTTGCATGAAACCCGACTTTGAAGTGGCTTTGAGATACACTCATGACGAGTTCGATGACTCTTATACCAAGGAATTGACTGAAAATGAGCTCCGGGAACAACTTGACAACATGAAAGATGCATTTCCGTTACTCGTAAGTGAGATGAATGAACTCGAACAGACGTTAACTGgtcaaaaagacatttttaattgctttCGCGGGCAACTTGGGTACTTTgacagtcaaattttcaaGTCTGTGGATTATAAAATTgctaaattaatgtttttatcgCGATCTGGAACGATTACCAGCGATTTGGATGACCTTGGGGACTGTGATTTGATCGTTGTTGATCCAAAAGAAGAGcttgaagtcaaaaaatttaaggaaaattctgattttagaggaaaattgattgattttcagtattttttattactcaacAAAGGACTGAAacccaaaaaatttgattatttattgaaataa
- the LOC134829255 gene encoding GTPase-activating protein CdGAPr, with product MIKSIGVESMGGNALTASAASDIDADLLSASMNNATGNIMSASLMSSASFTSSASQGMMDANKQMISSTGGLSITHGVTSGSPARFPKLEECAHFHYERVQLGRIHIRLVDESKKNDCNTSLITDVASSVTARTNAGENFIMKVSAGRSDPFLIRRSLENLRSLDSILHRCVYDRRISELKDLTELEVRDDEQLEDAVSEYLARFSMIASDSITCGSILTWLQLDNKGRRLPVADRDTMLTINTPAVGAAYGVRKYIAQACDEISIDVGDMISVIDMPSPAESVWWRGKKSLAQKNQYEVGFFPQSCVATIGEKVPRNMPLPAPLVGSLALSPTKPVLRKHGKLISFFRSFILARPSRRRLKQSGIYKERVFSCDLSEHLMNSQQEIPEVLRHCAEFIENFGIVDGIYRLSGITSNIQKLRRAFDEERVPDLTTPEFRHDIHAVSSLLKMYFRELPNPLCTYQLYDHFVEAIQAKVECPEEKVRLIKKVVQKLPPPHYRTLKYLAMHLFKISRYGESTGMTERNIAIVWAPNLLRSPALEAGGVAALKGVGVQAVVTEYLISKCEDIFDDSYIPVDTSSIFDDSQPPSLNSVQSAIEIRDHDLFLPMERPKSLNVGGPKLITLEEAQIKQNRVSLESKALPLNPTGLPTGVTSYIEVGGGPASLPDKYHTVLPLPKNKRKSGNSIMALFCRPSKSTSTHNMQTSQNALATTPENPTEMKQKPSRPITLKKSATVSSPTVAISAPVDMVTSAEDMLDPKTAELLLSKRSNSIDSLRTAGHSRSVSHDSYFDLLQSPLRGFITMCPSSEASELGMNFDREEADMRIFSESESLVSSPRVAKENARRTTKIRIDDHGQGNVNPSPKKQPRLNIPNSSSFNGSHHLPVSTPETPEDESYSNKKYKFEDQLNQLQFIDSSTPEHTVPTGVQNGHEIFTSVQVHPEPFERREKSETVKESGSFERYSYPYYAAGQKEMTNSTTSSHNDRYSLPPTTKMTVDDEQDTNISSRSNEKSTLRHSYLEATNSTNDILRQTEPENVQRSKLSINTPQSEQHSPGYSLLVTSTGSSDNSSLIETLRKPEKNRPSTLDFARNGLNHKMEGQMSTTTSQSLTPSDIAYSQMSHQQPEVTPKTDDENFEALQGVSDLGGLEHAFNTYEYVRPGDEGVAISPINSEPTTPVRATISITYNLKSPVKENSKPEVVGNDYEEVAVHGNAEKEGLLETNFDNNAVYEQVCFLKSAVNELNDMIDEKSAGNGGEAMETEQEVPDFAMQDAPHDSLETDENIKSMYENVTQPKPPAFYENLDYKSAEKEKNGTLRESGYKEIEFEYEVPTKIEIRTQNVDVDACNNTPTNHKKSVRQLANKFETSPIDVQPPFDFSSQKGKNNLPSPTTPNRIKPPTIAKDLSPNITRSLDENAFVREFGSGRKSAILAPVEMKGVLVENNNSSSRRKSGDNMKPKMLNQPKKLPGLKQNDAEICKQQSKRDSMPPPVPPKITPTSENRISLIQANFATQSSDDERTSSLKMLGSCKLDRDRIERIKEERRNQLQEKFRSESFRTEKEETQKAKSKSRSDIRESVTEKPITSSLRVKSKSRAELPVTTPTRISIDGQEVQLRPPSSAAAAATRQQQINSLKLDDTKDYKRNSSNKTTTCDTNKRDSVGSLGRKSIGPADEMAAKQEKFITSANSTDRMSIKDVAAMFESKSHTNY from the exons ATGATTAAATCAATTGGCGTGGAATCGATGGGTGGCAATGCTCTTACGGCGTCCGCTGCATCAGATATCGACGCTGATTTGTTGTCGGCAAGCATGAATAACGCAACTGGCAATATTATGAGTGCGTCGCTCATGTCATCCGCTTCGTTTACGTCGTCCGCCAGTCAAGGGATGATGGATGCGAATAAACAGATGATCAGCAGTACGGGAGGATTGAGCATCACGCATGGAGTGACTTcg ggATCTCCTGCTCGCTTCCCCAAACTCGAAGAATGCGCTCATTTCCACTACGAGCGTGTCCAATTGGGTCGCATCCACATCCGTCTCGTTGACGAGTCAAAGAAAAACGATTGCAACACTTCCCTCATAACCGACGTCGCATCTTCAGTCACCGCTCGAACCAATGCCggcgaaaatttcatcatgaaAGTATCTGCAGGTCGTTCAGATCCCTTCCTCATTCGTCGTTCCTTGGAAAATCTCCGCTCCTTGGACAGCATTTTGCATCGTTGCGTCTACGATCGTCGCATCAGCGAACTAAAAGACTTGACGGAGCTCGAAGTGCGCGACGACGAACAACTCGAAGACGCCGTTTCCGAATATCTCGCGAGATTTTCGATGATCGCCTCGGACAGCATCACCTGCGGCAGCATTTTAACGTGGCTCCAACTCGATAACAAGGGACGACGTCTTCCCGTTGCCGATCGCGACACAATGTTGACTATAAATACGCCGGCAGTTGGCGCCGCATACGGCGTTCGAAAGTACATCGCCCAAGCATGCGACGAAATTAGCATCGATGTTGGCGACATGATTTCCGTCATTGACATGCCATCGCCGGCGGAAAGTGTTTGGTGGCGCGGCAAAAAATCCCTCGCCCAAAAGAACCAATACGAGGTCGGATTCTTTCCGCAAAGCTGCGTTGCGACAATTGGCGAAAAAGTCCCGCGAAATATGCCGCTGCCTGCCCCGCTGGTTGGTTCGCTCGCCTTATCGCCCACAAAACCGGTTCTGCGAAAGCATGGAAAGCTGATTTCTTTCTTCCGCAGCTTCATTTTGGCTCGCCCGAGTCGTCGACGTCTCAAACAAAGCGGAATCTACAAAGAACGCGTCTTTTCCTGCGACTTGAGCGAACATCTGATGAACAGTCAGCAAGAAATTCCGGAAGTTTTGCGTCATTGCGCCGAGTTTATCGAGAATTTCGGCATTGTTGATGGGATTTATCGTCTTTCTGGCATCACATCGAACATCCAAAAGCTCCGGAGGGCCTTCGATGAGGAACGCGTGCCTGATTTGACGACTCCTGAGTTCCGACATGACATTCACGCCGTCAGTTCGTTGCTGAAAATGTACTTTCGGGAGCTGCCGAACCCCTTGTGCACGTATCAGCTGTACGATCACTTCGTGGAAGCGATTCAAGCGAAGGTCGAATGTCCGGAGGAGAAAGTTAGACTTATCAAGAAGGTCGTACAGAAGCTTCCGCCGCCTCATTATCGAACTTTGAAGTATTTGGCGAtgcatttattcaaaatttcgcGCTATGGCGAGAGCACGGGCATGACAGAACGGAATATTGCGATCGTTTGGGCTCCGAATCTCTTGCGTTCGCCCGCTTTGGAGGCTGGAGGTGTTGCAGCACTCAAAGGAGTTGGCGTTCAAGCAGTTGTCACGGAATATTTGATCAGCAAGTGTGAAGATATCTTCGACGATAGTTACATCCCGGTCGATACttcgtcgatttttgatgattccCAGCCGCCATCCTTGAATAGTGTCCAAAGTGCCATCGAAATACGCGATCATGATCTCTTTCTCCCCATGGAACGCCCAAAATCCCTCAACGTTGGCGGTCCGAAGCTCATCACACTCGAAGAGGCGCAAATTAAGCAAAATCGCGTATCGCTGGAATCGAAAGCGCTGCCTCTGAATCCAACGGGGCTCCCAACTGGCGTCACGTCGTACATCGAAGTTGGCGGCGGCCCAGCAAGCCTTCCCGACAAATATCACACCGTTTTGCCGCTGCCGAAGAACAAACGGAAAAGCGGCAATTCGATAATGGCGCTTTTTTGTCGTCCCAGCAAGTCGACGAGTACGCATAATATGCAGACGTCGCAAAATGCGCTCGCAACGACGCCCGAAAATCCGACGGAGATGAAGCAAAAACCCTCGAGACCGATTACGTTGAAGAAGTCGGCGACAGTTTCGTCGCCTACGGTGGCAATAAGTGCGCCAGTTGACATGGTGACGTCGGCGGAAGACATGTTGGATCCGAAAACGGCGGAATTGTTGTTGTCCAAACGATCGAATTCGATTGATAGTTTACGTACTGCGGGTCATAGTCGGTCCGTGTCGCATGATTCGTACTTTGATTTGTTGCAATCGCCGTTGAGGGGATTTATTACGATGTGTCCGTCAAGTGAGGCTTCCGAGTTGGGCATGAATTTCGACAGAGAAGAAGCAGATATGAGGATTTTCTCGGAAAGTGAGAGTTTGGTTAGTAGTCCTCGTGTCGCAAAGGAG aacGCTCGTCGTACCACAAAAATCCGCATTGACGATCACGGACAAGGAAATGTGAATCCCTCGCCGAAGAAACAGCCACGATTGAACATTCCCAACTCGAGTTCGTTCAATGGATCACATCACTTGCCCGTATCGACGCCCGAAACACCCGAAGACGAGTCatattcgaacaaaaaatacaaattcgaAGATCAACTGAATCAACTGCAATTCATCGACAGCAGCACTCCCGAACACACGGTTCCGACGGGCGTTCAAAACGGTCACGAAATATTCACGAGTGTTCAAGTGCACCCCGAGCCCTTCGAAAGACGCGAAAAGTCCGAAACTGTGAAGGAAAGTGGTTCCTTCGAACGCTACAGTTATCCGTATTACGCCGCAGGACAGAAAGAAATGACAAATTCGACAACGTCTTCGCACAACGATCGCTACAGCTTACCACCGACAACGAAAATGACGGTTGATGATGAGCAAGACACGAATAtttc atcacgtTCCAATGAAAAATCCACATTGCGACACAGTTACTTGGAAGCCACGAACAGCACGAACGACATTTTGCGCCAAACGGAGCCTGAAAACGTGCAAAGATCAAAGTTGAGCATCAATACGCCCCAATCCGAGCAACATAGTCCCGGATATTCGCTGCTCGTGACGTCAACCGGAAGCAGTGACAACAGTTCGTTGATCGAAACGTTGCGAAAACCCGAAAAAAATCGCCCTTCAACGCTGGATTTCGCCCGAAACGGCTTGAATCACAAGATGGAGGGACAAATGTCGACGACAACTAGTCAATCGTTGACCCCGAGTGACATCGCGTACTCTCAAATGTCGCATCAGCAACCGGAAGTGACCCCAAAAACGGATGACGAGAACTTTGAAGCGTTACAGGGCGTCTCGGACTTGGGCGGATTGGAACATGCCTTCAATACTTACGAATATGTGCGTCCCGGCGACGAAGGAGTCGCCATTTCGCCGATAAATTCGGAGCCCACAACTCCCGTACGAGCGACAATCAGCATCACGTACAACCTAAAGTCACCTGTGAAGGAAAATTCGAAACCGGAAGTCGTTGGAAACGACTACGAGGAGGTTGCGGTGCACGGAAATGCCGAAAAAGAGGGTTTACTTGAGACGAATTTCGATAATAACGCTGTTTACGAGCAAGTTTGCTTCTTAAAATCCGCCGTGAATGAGCTAAATGACATGATTGACGAAAAATCCGCCGGAAATGGGGGCGAAGCCATGGAAACGGAACAGGAAGTGCCCGATTTTGCGATGCAAGATGCGCCGCATGACAGTTTGGAGACAGATGAGAACATCAAATCGATGTACGAGAACGTCACACAACCAAAACCGCCCGCTTTTTACGAGAATTTGGACTACAAGTCGgcggaaaaagagaaaaacggGACTTTGCGCGAGTCGGGATACAAAGAGATCGAGTTTGAGTATGAAGTGCCTACAAAAATCGAGATAAGAACGCAAAATGTCGACGTCGACGCGTGCAATAACACACCAACGAACCACAAAAAGTCAGTTCGGCAGTTGGCAAATAAATTCGAAACTAGTCCCATTGATGTTCAGCCTCCTTTTGACTTTTCCtcgcaaaaaggaaaaaataatctgCCGTCTCCGACGACGCCAAATCGCATCAAACCCCCGACAATCGCGAAAGATTTGTCGCCGAACATCACCCGAAGCCTCGATGAGAATGCTTTTGTGCGGGAATTCGGTAGCGGAAGAAAATCCGCGATTTTAGCGCCGGTCGAGATGAAAGGCGTCCTCGTCGAAAACAATAATTCGTCGAGTCGACGCAAATCTGGCGACAACATGAAGCCCAAAATGCTGAATCAACCGAAAAAATTGCCGGGACTCAAGCAAAATGACGCCGAAATTTGCAAACAACAATCAAAACGTGACTCGATGCCGCCTCCGGTGCCGCCAAAAATCACGCCCACATCGGAAAATCGCATTTCCCTCATCCAAGCGAATTTTGCGACTCAATCTTCGGACGATGAGCGCACTTCTAGCCTCAAAATGCTCGGCAGTTGCAAGCTAGATCGCGATCGCATCGAACGCATCAAGGAAGAGCGACGAAATCAGTTGCAGGAAAAATTCAGGTCGGAATCGTTTCGCacggaaaaagaagaaacgcaAAAAGCCAAGTCAAAGTCGCGATCGGATATTCGGGAAAGTGTCACGGAGAAGCCAATTACGTCGAGTTTGCGTGTAAAATCGAAATCACGAGCGGAATTGCCGGTCACGACACCGACACGAATCTCCATTGATGGGCAAGAAGTGCAATTGAGACCGCCGTCGAGTGCAGCAGCGGCAGCGAcacgacaacaacaaattaaCTCACTGAAGCTAGACGATAC
- the LOC134830975 gene encoding uncharacterized protein LOC134830975 produces MLGSTQREAVRVKVKKCEGNFPPEYKKFSVDPQITSVEVLYSILAKAFDIKSDFGISYKTKDPSGQEQWLVVLSDWDLDAAFLRAHNLSIVTASEPCLNLKVEVKPFQEQPAWENAWISGKVDAAANISQQIETGHKYLMSTVEKGFSMFQKALNFVEDPAFNLAPVPPLSDMDFRKYCDSVGQIIHADELRRIIYLGGVDSSLRRVLWKLLLNVYPDKMTGKERMDYMKRKSNEYIKLREIWRTELQKGNTEGELAYVTSMVRKDVLRTDRLHPFYAGSDDNQNIAALFNILTTYSLNHPSVSYCQGMSDFCSCILVSMHGDEAQAYICFCALMRRIKPNFMIDGIAMTQKFAHLSEAFEFYDPEFFNYLKMQQADDLLFCYRWLLLEMKREFAFDDALFMLEVLWSTMPPDPPKDELPLFEKEFVPAREPATTTEQQPKGSTSAPVVIMRKPRENAYTKVCALRRQSSSMSIGSNASPSSADTKCQLDKRLNQSLDENATREKMLMRSKPVQSLDETKMKTLKTQNAVTQDEKTEEEVFEATENAPEMTESQTNPFLDCNGDAKTATNDQCISDFLTYNNNSTLNDTSNQNNSNRDSGNVSGSDETTISLNFNYKKRVEGIMGGQINDLKEKLNASKKGIIASLDKIEKETSKNKPKLVKNFNEFWNIASMNKNSIQDKINTTTNALKRLPSVEIEENSILKPLVKFTTSGKGAQFDEESTKDDDDNTKGDSSPDDSQDYVPMTTPMTRELRLKMESLDRQIMTNGSPSSSLPAETYGYSQLVVSAEKDEDPNSIQVCSDFHSSPVPPKSDGSPYAIDEEEFSIKTRVNSGIFFWENPLCDDLESAVFVNSSNTCEELKDLTYDGGEIVIEHAETGKKSVTPIRLVRNSTSNAEDSDTDSSADYNPKAIIAPTNPFYDQIATTVKPVPLIQSVIAQNHVMQASACEEAAEIVQSSVEKRPGELPPPNEFGGGNPFLIFLCLTTCIQHRDTIMRSKMDYNEMAIHFDKMVRKHSVHRVLNQARKMYGDYLKAHTNCTDYYKIAGPMMRTIEENV; encoded by the exons ATGTTGGGTTCCACACAACGCGAAGCTGTTCGCGTAAAAGTGAAG AAGTGTGAAGGAAATTTCCCTCCcgagtacaaaaaattcagCGTTGATCCGCAAATAACGAGTGTCGAAGTGCTATATTCGATTCTGGCAAAGGCGTTCGACATCAAAAGTGACTTCGGGATCAGTTACAAGACGAAAGACCCCTCGGGACAGGAACAATGGCTCGTCGTACTGTCAGATTGGGACTTGGATGCCGCCTTTTTACGTGCCCACAACTTGTCAATCGTCACTGCGAGTGAACCTTGCTTGAATTTAAAGGTCGAAGTGAAACCGTTTCAAGAGCAGCCTGCTTGGGAGAACGCCTGGATCTCCGGAAAAGTCGATGCCGCGGCAAACATCTCGCAACAAATCGAAACTGgtcacaaatatttaatgagtACCGTCGAAAAAGGGTTCAGCATGTTCCAAAAAGCCCTGAATTTTGTCGAAGATCCCGCTTTTAACTTGGCTCCCGTGCCGCCGCTGTCTGACATGGATTTCCGCAAGTATTGCGACTCGGTTGGGCAAATAATTCACGCCGATGAGCTTCGAAGGATCATTTATTTGGGGGGCGTTGATTCCTCACTTCGACGGGTTTTATGGAAATTGCTTTTGAATGTCTATCCGGACAAAATGACGGGCAAGGAGCGCATGGATTACATGAAACGCAAGTCGAATGAGTACATAAAACTGCGGGAAATTTGGCGAACGGAGCTTCAGAAGGGAAATACCGAAGGAGAATTAGCTTACGTGACAAGTATGGTGCGAAAAGACGTCTTACGAACGGATCGACTTCATCCATTTTACGCTGGGAGTGACGACAATCAAAATATCGCGGcacttttcaacattttaacgACGTACAGTCTCAACCATCCGAGTGTCAGTTACTGCCAGGGCATGAGTGACTTTTGTTCGTGCATTTTGGTGTCGATGCATGGCGACGAAGCGCAAGCCTACATCTGTTTTTGCGCCCTGATGCGTCGAATCAAGCCCAATTTCATGATCGACGGCATCGCGATGACCCAAAAATTCGCCCATTTGTCAGAAGCGTTCGAATTTTACGACCCCGAGTTCTTCAACTACCTGAAAATGCAGCAAGCGGACGATTTGTTGTTCTGTTATCGCTGGCTGCTGCTGGAAATGAAGCGCGAATTCGCCTTTGACGATGCCCTTTTCATGTTGGAGGTGCTGTGGAGCACAATGCCGCCGGATCCGCCAAAAGACGAATTGCCGCTGTTCGAAAAGGAATTTGTGCCTGCTCGGGAAccagcgacgacgacggaacAACAGCCAAAGGGAAGTACTTCAGCGCCCGTTGTCATCATGCGGAAGCCTCGTGAGAACGCTTATACCAAAGTTTGTGCGCTCCGACGCCAAAGTAGCTCGATGTCGATTGGTTCGAATGCGAGTCCGAGCTCGGCAGACACGAAATGTCAACTTGACAAACGATTGAACCAAAGCTTGGATGAAAATGCGACGCGGGAAAAGATGTTGATGCGTTCGAAGCCGGTCCAGAGCTTGGACGAGACGAAAATGAAGACCTTGAAAACGCAAAATGCCGTCACGCAGGACGAAAAAACGGAAGAAGAGGTCTTTGAAGCGACAGAAAATGCTCCGGAAATGACCGAAAGTCAAACGAATCCCTTTTTAGACTGCAACGGAGATGCAAAAACGGCGACAAATGACCAATGCATATCCGATTTCCTCACGTACAACAATAATTCTACCTTAAATGACACatctaatcaaaataatagCAATCGTGACTCCGGGAACGTTAGTGGTTCGGATGAAACGACGATCTCACTGAATTTCAACTACAAAAAACGCGTTGAGGGTATCATGGGAGGACAAATAAACGATctcaaggaaaaattaaacgcAAGTAAGAAGGGAATTATTGCCTCTTTGGACAAAATCGAGAAggaaacgtcaaaaaataagCCGAAACTCGTAAAAAACTTCAACGAATTCTGGAATATTGCCTCgatgaacaaaaattcgatacaagataaaataaatacaaccaCAAATGCCCTGAAAAGACTCCCCTCGGTcgaaattgaggaaaattcGATACTGAAACCGTTGGTAAAGTTCACGACAAGCGGCAAAGGTGCCCAATTCGACGAGGAAAGTACCAAAGATGACGATGACAATACGAAAGGTGACTCCAGTCCGGATGATTCTCAGGATTATGTGCCCATGACGACGCCAATGACGCGCGAATTGCGTCTCAAAATGGAAAGTCTCGATCGGCAAATCATGACGAACGGAAGTCCTTCGAGTTCGTTGCCTGCCGAGACTTACGGGTACTCCCAACTTGTGGTTTCGGCGGAAAAAGACGAAGATCCCAACTCGATTCAAGTTTGTTCGGATTTTCATTCGAGTCCGGTGCCGCCCAAAAGTGACGGAAGCCCCTATGCCATCGACGAAGAGGAATTTAGCATCAAGACACGTGTCAATAGTGGCATTTTTTTCTGGGAAAATCCGCTGTGTGACGATTTGGAGTCCGCTGTCTTCGTTAATTCGTCAAATACGTGCGAAGAACTGAAAGATCTCACCTACGATGGCGGCGAAATTGTCATTGAACATGCGGAAACGGGCAAAAAATCCGTGACGCCCATCCGATTGGTTCGTAATAGCACAAGCAATGCCGAAGATTCGGATACCGATAGTTCCGCCGATTACAATCCAAAAGCAATAATCGCTCCGACAAATCCGTTTTACGATCAAATTGCGACAACGGTGAAGCCGGTGCCGCTGATTCAGAGCGTTATCGCGCAAAATCACGTCATGCAGGCGTCCGCGTGTGAAGAAGCGGCGGAAATTGTTCAGTCGTCAGTGGAAAAGCGCCCGGGGGAATTGCCGCCCCCCAATGAGTTTGGGGGAGGGAACccgtttttgatatttttgtgtttgacgACGTGCATCCAGCATCGCGACACGATAATGCGAAGCAAGATGGACTACAACGAGATGGCGATTCACTTTGATAAGATGGTGAGGAAGCATAGCGTGCATCGCGTCTTGAATCAAGCGCGGAAAATGTACGGAGATTATCTGAAGGCACACACGAATTGCAcggattattataaaattgcgGGACCCATGATGCGGACAATTGAGGAAAATGTGTAA